One Panicum virgatum strain AP13 chromosome 9K, P.virgatum_v5, whole genome shotgun sequence genomic region harbors:
- the LOC120647895 gene encoding uncharacterized protein LOC120647895, giving the protein MGSFSLELLMTSLQNEVKWAPTQSAIVWFYHKRLGEDIRLTEEFQLHQMFEMYESEMCCHVVVAILDNTKISEVVLTDELEPLCVVPPTDEVPANPTGVSASKVADSEEPAAKEADVLFTDLFDNEEEYVGADDEHIYMPVPPSTAAASEPESHAQQTESHENIPGAEGEEGAEGGEGGKRGEGGGGPVEVEVNDADPQEFNVIHDPDHPNIEKGSLFPDIVTFRKAVRHYAVKRGFEFTNMKTDKTRFIAKCAHTRCP; this is encoded by the coding sequence ATGGGCTCGTTTTCGCTTGAATTGTTGATGACAAGTCTACAAAATGAAGTGAAATGGGCACCAACCCAGTCTGCCATAGTCTGGTTCTATCACAAGAGGTTGGGTGAGGACATTAGGTTAACTGAAGAATTTCAATTGCATCAAATGTTTGAGATGTATGAGTCAGAGATGTGTTGCCATGTGGTTGTAGCTATCCTAGATAATACCAAAATTTCAGAGGTTGTGCTAACTGATGAGTTAGAGCCTTTGTGTGTGGTGCCACCTACTGATGAGGTGCCTGCTAACCCAACTGGAGTGTCTGCATCCAAAGTGGCAGATTCAGAAGAGCCTGCAGCTAAGGAGGCAGATGTTCTCTTCACTGACTTATTTGATAATGAGGAGGAATATGTTGGTGCGGATGATGAGCACATCTATATGCCTGTGCCACCATCAACTGCAGCAGCATCAGAGCCTGAATCTCATGCACAACAAACTGAATCTCATGAAAATATCCCTGGTGCTGAAGGAGAGGAAGGAGCTgaaggaggtgaaggagggaaAAGAGGTGAAGGAGGTGGAGGACCAGTTGAGGTAGAGGTAAATGATGCAGATCCCCAGGAGTTCAATGTGATACATGATCCTGACCACCCAAATATTGAGAAGGGTTCATTATTTCCTGATATTGTGACATTCAGAAAAGCAGTCAGGCATTATGCAGTGAAGAGGGGCTTTGAGTTCACTAACATGAAGACAGATAAGACCAGGTTCATTGCCAAGTGTGCCCATACAAGATGTCCATGA
- the LOC120651023 gene encoding extensin-like has protein sequence MEALVVIPEQHNHHRHPGPRSKPSGPHFTSPPPSRSFRGMNCRSFYSGGCMSVLPSPPPSPARTYSSPEPKAPKQQQLPRHGGKRTRPISLSPSTSPSRSELWAGPAFSNSPPPSSLPIPKFSLRQKRSISLELPPVERSDDVEVRLHAKSAPSSPVGGSGYDFFNDNETATAIATENLRRILQLDITDH, from the coding sequence ATGGAGGCTCTTGTGGTTATACCAGAGCAGCACAACCATCACCGCCACCCTGGTCCCCGTAGCAAGCCATCAGGACCACACTTCACTTCACCACCACCATCTCGTAGCTTCCGTGGAATGAACTGCCGGTCGTTCTACTCTGGTGGCTGCATGAGTGTCCTCCCTTCCCCACCACCCTCACCTGCCCGCACCTACTCATCCCCAGAGCCCAAGGCACctaagcagcagcagctgcctcGTCATGGTGGCAAGCGCACTCGACCCATTTCCTTAAGCCCCTCCACATCTCCGTCCCGATCTGAGCTGTGGGCGGGCCCGGCGTTCTCCAACTCTCCACCTCCCAGTTCACTGCCCATCCCCAAGTTCTCCCTCCGCCAGAAGCGCAGCATCTCTCTTGAGCTACCACCTGTTGAGCGCTCTGATGATGTGGAGGTCAGACTGCATGCTAAATCAGCTCCTTCATCCCCGGTTGGGGGATCAGGGTATGATTTCTTCAATGACAATGAAACTGCTACTGCTATAGCAACAGAGAATCTGAGGAGGATTCTCCAGTTGGATATCACAGATCATTGA
- the LOC120648640 gene encoding uncharacterized protein LOC120648640: MNIGDYVHQYYSVAKFRAAYEGRVEAMPDTSQWPTVDLGFKVYPPLLGRSAERPRKQRIRGCLEKKATKKKVRCSRCKDFGHFTKTCQMPVVGEDGETATPKKRKRQLTEDTAGPSQQPPKKKKSPKRKKTPKKKKTPKKKKTPAKKKQKQAEATPVPSVVRSLKAWLNMSAGGS, encoded by the exons ATGAATATTGGGGACTATGTGCATCAGTATTATTCAGTTGCTAAGTTCAGGGCTGCATATGAAGGAAGAGTGGAAGCAATGCCTGACACATCTCAATGGCCAACTGTGGATCTTGGCTTTAAGGTGTACCCTCCTCTATTGGGAAGATCAGCAGAAAGGCCAAGAAAACAGAGGATTAGGGGTTGTCTAGAGAAGAAGGCAACAAAAAAGAAGGTCAGATGCAGCAGGTGCAAAGACTTTGGgcacttcaccaagacttgccAGATGCCTgtggttggagaagatggagaaaCAGCAACTCCAAAGAAGAG AAAAAGGCAACTTACTGAAGACACTGCTGGACCATCACAGCAGCCACCCAAGAAGAAGAAGTCTCCAAAAAGGAAGAAGacaccaaagaagaagaagacccccaagaagaagaagaccccagCCAAGAAAAAACAGAAGCAAGCTGAAGCTACTCCAGTCCCAAGTGTTGTTAGGAGCCTGAAAGCTTGGTTGAACATGTCAGCTGGAGGATCTTGA